The stretch of DNA AACAATACGCTGTCGGTCAGTCCGTACCGTTGCGCCAAGGCTTCTGCCTCCGCCCGCGTAGGGCCATCGCCGCACATCACCAAACGGGCAGAAAGCCGTGGGTGCAAGCGCGCAAAGGCATGAATGCAATCCGTGATGCGTTTGACCGGGCGGAAGTTCGAGACATGCAAGATCAGCTTTTCATCCCGCGGGGCCAGTTGGCGGCGCAAGCTTTCGTCCGGCCGCCGCTGATAATCGGCGGCGTTGATAAAGTTGGGGATGACTTCGGTCGCGGTGTAGCCAAACGTGCGCGCCGTTTCATCCGCCAGAAAGCCTGAGACGGCGGTGACCGCGTCCGATTGGGCAATCGAAAAGCGCGTGATCGGCAGAAAACTTTTGCGCGCGCCAACCAGCGTGATGTCCGTCCCGTGCAGCGTCGTCACAAAGGGCAAATAGCGTTGCGCCCGATACATCTCGCGCGCCAGATAAGCCGCCGTCGCGTGCGGAATCGCGTAATGCATGTGCAAAACGTCTAGCTTTTGTTCTTCCGCGACTTCGAGAATTTTTGAGGCCAGTGCCAGATCGTAAGGCGGGAACTCAAAGAGCGGATAGTCGAACAAGTCCACCTGATGAAACTGCACGCGGTCATCCAATGGACAGACCCGCGTCGGCAGCGCATAGCTGATGAAATGCACCGTGTGGCCGCGCGCCGCTAATTCGTGCCCCAGTTCAGAGCCGACGATGCCGCTGCCGCCGTAGGTGGGAAAGACTGTAATGCCGATGTTCATTGCAGTGGTCTGTGGTTAGTGGTCAGTGGTCAGTGGTCAGTGGTCAGCGACAGATATACGCCCGACCACTGACCACTTTTCAAGAATACAAGTTCATTTTCCGCGTCAGCAGCGCGACCGGATCGTCCACGTTCAATGCCTCGCGCACGAAAAAAGCTTCGCCATAAGCCGCGCCGATTAACGCGCCAAAGTAGCGGTCGCGCGCGTCCATTTCGCGCAGGAATTGATCGCTGCTGACGCGCGATTGCGGTTCCTTGCTCTTGGCGTTGAAAAATTGCGAGGTGTGGGCGCGGATGGCTTCCCACTTGCGCGTGAAGGTGGCGCTGATGTCTACGATAAAGGTCGGCGCGACGGTGCGGGGGAGAAGGAAATAGGCGACACAGTTCGGTCGCCAGCGTTCGAGCTTTGGTTTGGCGTCGTATTTCGCCAAGCCCGCCAGATGGGCGGCTTCGCGCACCAGTTGCGCGGTGTGGGCATGGTCAGGGTGCGGGTCATCCCAGTATTGCGTCAACACCAGACGCGGACGCCAGCGGCGCAACACGCGCACCAGTTTCGTGCGTGACTCTTCGTTGACCCAAATGTGCGCATCGCCCAAATCCAGGTTTTCGCGCATGGAAAGCCCCAGCAATTGTGCCGCGCGGGCTGCTTCAAAAGCGCGGATTTCCGGGGTGCCGCGTGTGCTCGCTTCGCCGCGCGTCAGATCGAGGACGCCGGTTTTATAACCCTGCTGCGCCAGTTTGATGAGCGTTCCTCCGGCGGACAATTCCACATCGTCGGGATGTGCCGCGATGGCTAGGACATCGAGTTGTGTCTGGCCGCTAACATTCATCGCGCGCGCAGGGTAGCACAGACGGTGCGTTTGGGCAGCCGGGCCAGGGGCGAATACTTGCGTTGACGCGCATGGAGTCTCGGCTATAAGCTAGCGCCGTGAACATCATCGGGCGCTTCACAATTCTACTTTTGGCGGTGGCTTTATTCAGCCACCTGAGCGTGGCGCTCTTGCCGTATGGCGGGGCAGCCGACGCCTGTGAGTCGGATTGTTGTGCGAGCGCGCACCAGATGGCGCAGATGGCCAATACGCCAGCCATCGCCGCCGGGTTATGCTGCGTGCTTGATTGTCCGCCGGATGCAGAAGTTTTGCCACTGGTTACGCTCAGCAATCCAGTTCCACAGCCGCTGTCAGGCTTGCTCAGCGCAGCGCCGCCAGCGCAGTTTTCAATTTCACCATACACAAGAACTCCCCGCACGCCACCGCGCTATTTACGGGATGCCTCCAGCCGCTACCTGAAAACCGGCGCACTCCTGATTTAAGGGGCGGAGTGTGTCCACTTTCCACTAACGCAACCACCAATCAGTTTTTCAGAATGGTTCGCTGAAGTTTGTTTGGCAGGCGCTGATGGCCGGTTGACAGAGTGTTTTGAGCTTTGCTCAGCACCTGCCATTGGGCCATGCCATTGGACATAGTTGCCAGCTATTCTGATGAGGAAAATCCATGCAGACAAAATCCGTCACGCTACTTTTTCTGAGTGTGCTGGCCTTCGCCGCCGCCTGTCGTACCGGTTCACCAACGGGCGAACAAACCATCAAATCCACCAAAGTGGGCGAGCTGACCGTTACCCTCGCCAACTCGACCGGCCAGGTTACTCATGGCGAGAATGATCTGACACTTTCGTTTACCGATGCCTCCGGCAAATTGGTAGACGTCGGCGCGGCCTCGCTCAGCTTCCACATGGCCGGGATGGGTTCGATGGCTGAGATGAATGACCGCGCCACGCTCACCACCACCGACACGCCCGGCAAATACCGCGCGCATATCAAAGTCGAAATGGGGGGCACCTGGGAAGCCCAAATCGCTTATCAAGGCCCGCAAGGCACCGGCAAGGCGAGCATGAACGTGCAGACGAAATGAGACCATCGCAGTCAGTGGTTAGTAGTCAGTAGTCGGTAGAAGAGGTCTCAACGGACATCGGTTACCGGCTACTGACTACCGGCTACTGACTACTGACTACTGACTACTGACTACTGACTACTGACTACTGACTACTGACTACTGACTACCATGATTAACCGCATCATTGAATTTTCGCTGAAGAATCGCTTCATCGTCGTGGCGGCGTATGTGCTGCTGGCGGGCTGGGGGTATTGGGCGCTGCTGCACACGCCGATTGATGCGATTCCCGATTTGTCGGACAACCAGGTCATCGTCTTCACCGACTGGGTAGGCCGTTCGCCGCAAGAGGTCGAAGACCAGGTGACTTATCCGCTCTCGACGGCATTGCAGGGATTGCCGGGCGTGCGCGCGGTGCGCGGGCAATCGGCGTTCGGGTTCTCGATGATCAATGTGATCTTTGAGGATGCGATTGATTTGTACTGGGCGCGCACGCGCGTGCTGGAACGTCTGAACCTGATCACCGCGCAATTGCCGACAGGGGCCGCGCCGACGCTGGGGCCGGATGCTTCGGGCGTCGGGCAGATTTTCTGGTACACGTTGGAAGGAGCGGGGCAAAGCCTGCGCGATTTGCGTTCATTGCAGGATTGGTTCGTGCGCTACCAACTCAACTCGGTGCCCGGCGTGGCCGAGGTCGCTTCGGTCGGCGGGCACGTCCAGCAATACCAAATTGACGTAGACCCGAACCGGCTGCGCGCCTATGCGATTCCGTTCTCGATGGTGGCCGAAGCCGTGCGGCGCAGCAACTCCAATGTCGGCGGCAACGTGATCGAACAGAACGGCCAGTGGTCGGTCGTGCGCGGCGTCGGGCTGATCGAATCCACTGGCGACATTGAGAACATCGTGATCGGTTCATCTTCCGGTGAAAGAGGCGGCACGCCCGTGTACGTGCGCAACGTCGCGGCGGTCAAACTCGGCAATGCTTTCCGCGTCGGCGTGCTCGACCGCGATGGCAAAGAGGCGGTGGGCGGCGTGGTCATTGCGCGCTACGGCGTCAATGCGCTCGAAGTCATCAACGGCGTCAAAGAAAAGCTCAAAGCCATCGAAGCCGGACTGCCGCACGGCGTGCGCATCGTGCCGTTTTATGACCGGACGGAATTGATCCTGCGCGCGACCGAAACGCTCAAACGCGCGCTGATCGAAGAGTTATTGCTGGTCACGCTGGCGCACATCATTTTCCTTTTCCATTTTCGCTCCATCCTGATCGTCACGATCCCGTTGCCACTGGCCGTGCTGGTGTCTTTCCTGTTTATGCGTTACCTCGGCATCAGTTCGAATCTGATGTCGCTGGCCGGGATTGCGATTGCGATTGGCGTGCTGGTTGATGCGGGCATCGTCGTGACCGAAAACGCCTTTCGCCAAATCGAAAAGAAAGGCGTCGCGCCCACAGACCGGCGGCGCGTTTGGGTGACGGTGCTCGAAGCGACCCAACTGGTGGGCCGCCCGATCTTCTTTTCGATGACGATCATCATCCTGGCGTTCATCCCTGTCTTTGCGCTGACGGGCCGCGAGGGGAAGCTGTTTCATCCGCTGGCCTTCACCAAAACCTTTGCGATGGCGGGCGCGACGCTCATCGCGATCACGCTGGTGCCCGTGCTTTGCACCTTGTTGCTGGGCGGAAAGTTTCACGCCGAAGACGACAATCTGGTGATGCGCGCTTTGCACAAGCTCTATCGCCCGGCGCTGCGGTTCGCGCTGGCGCATCGCGCGCTGACGCTTTTGCTGGCGGCGGTGCTGTTCGCGGGCGCGCTTTATCGGGCCACACACATCGGCAGCGAATTCATGCCGGAACTTAACGAAGGCGAAGCGATGTACATGCCGATCACCGATCCGGCGATTTCAATAGACGAGGCGTTGCGCGTGATGCAGATGCAGGATCGCACGCTCAAATCCTTTCCCGAAGTCGCCTGGGTAGTCGGCAAGGCGGGCCGCGCCGAAACCTCGACCGATCCCGCGCCGGTGAACATGAACGAAACCCTCGTCCATCTGAAACCGCCCGCCGAATGGCGGCCCGGCATGACGCGCGAAAAACTGATCGCCGAGATGGACGCGAAACTCACCATGCCCGGCGTCCAAAACATCTGGACGCAGCCCATCATCAACCGCATCGAGATGCTGACCACCGGCATCCGCACCGAGGTCGGCGTCAAAATTTACGGCAGCAATTTGCAGGAGTTGGAACGGCTTTCAAACGAAGCCGCCGCCGCGCTACGCACCGTGCCGGGCGCGGGCAACGTCTCGCCCGAACCGCTGACCGGCGCGCCTTACGTTGACATCAAACTCGACCGGCAGGCGGCGGCGCGTTACGGCATCGGCGTGCAGGCGATTCAGGAGGTCATTGATATGGGCATCGGCGAAAGCAATTTGACCGTGACCATCGAGGGGCGCAAACGGTTCCCGGTGCGCGTGCGTTACGCGCCGCAATACCGCACGACGCCTGAATCGCTGGGGCAATTGCTGGTGTCCGCGCCGAACGGGATGCAGATTCCGCTCGCGCAATTGGCGACGATTCGTTCGACGCAGGGCGCTTCGATGATCGCCAGCGAGAACGGGCTGTTGCGCGGGACGGTGCTGCTCAACGTGCGCGGGCGCGACGTGGGCAGCTTTGTCGAAGAGGCCAAACCGCTGCTCATCAACCGCGTGCCGTTGCCGCCGGGTTATTACTTTGAATGGAGCGGGCAATATGAAAACCAGCAACGCGCCCGCGCCCGGTTGCAACTGGTCTTGCCGCTCGTGCTGGTCGTGATTTTTGTGCTGCTCTATTTGACCTACAACTCATTTATTGAAGCCGCGCACGTCTTGCTGGCCGTGCCGTTTGCGCTGACGGGTGGCGTCTATTTGGTCGCGGCGCTCGGCTACAACTTTTCGGTGGCGGTCTGGGTCGGCTTCATCGCGCTGTTCGGCACGGCGGTGCAAACGGGCATGGTGATGGTGATTTATTTGAATGAAGCGGTCGAACGCAAACGGGCCGAACTGGGCGGCCTGACGCACGACACCTTGCAACAGGCGGTGATGGAAGGCGCGGTCTTGCGCCTGCGGCCAAAGGTCATGACCGTCTCGACCGTCGTCGCGGGGTTGTTGCCGATTATGTGGAGTCACAGCGCGGGCGCGGAGGTGATGAAACCGCTCGCCGCGCCGGTATTGGGCGGCATGGTTTCGTCGTTGTTGCACGTGCTGATCGTCACGCCGGTGATCTTTTCGTGGCTGCACGAGCGCAAGCTCAAAAGGGAGGCAGTCAAGGCGACGGTCAATGAACAACTATCCGACACTGGCAATGAGCCGGTGGCAATTGATGATGGTCAGGGATGAAGCAGTGGCGAAGCCTCAGACGTGGAGACCCGCTCCCGGCTGGACGGCTTCAAAGACTAACAACCTACTCAACTTTAAGGAGATATAAAGATGAAGAACAAAATTGCATTTCCGAGCCTGATCGCAGCGCTCTTGCTAATGACCTTGGCAGTCTGGGCGCACGACCCGGTGAAACTTTCCGGCTACCTGGTAGACACGGCATGCGCGGCAGATCACGTCAAAGACAGTGCGGAAGCCGCGACTAAGTTTGCCGCTGAGCATACCAAGTCCTGCGGACTGATGGAGGAGTGCGTCAAGAGCGGCTACGGCGTCTTCAGCGACGGGAAGTGGTATCCCTTCGATGACAAAGGAAACCAATTGGCTAAAGCGATCCTCGACAAAACCCAGCGGACGGATCACATCAAGATCACCGTCGAAGGCATGAAGCACGACGGAAAAATTCTCGTGCAGAAGATGACTGCGGAGTGAATAGCTCGTCCAGGCAAGGCGGAAGGGGTTGGTTAAGCACACTAGCCCTTTCGCGCTGCGCTTATTCCCAGAGTCAGAATTCAAACTTAGGAGAAAAACCATGAAGCACAAAACAACCAAAGTACTGGGCGGGGCGCTGCTGCTTGCCGCCCTCACGCTCTCAACCGCCGCCTTCGGCGAATGGCAGGCGAGCGGCAAGGCAAACCCATACGCCAACCGCACGCCAGCGCCGCCCGCACAAACAACGCCGCAAGACGGCGTGCAGACTGCGACCATCGAAGTCACGGGCAAGGGCTTTGAGCCAGCCAGCCTAAAGCTGCAAGTGGGCACACCGGCCAAAGTGACGTTCACCAGAAAGACGGACGAGACCTGCGCCAAAGAGGTCGTCATCAAGGATTACAACCTCAAGCGCGCGCTGCCGCTCGATGAAGCGGTGACGCTCGAATTCACGCCGCGCAAAGGCGAATTCAGCTTTGCCTGCGGGATGAACATGCTCAAGGGCAAACTGATCGTGGAATGAACCGCGTGGGCTGCGACATCTCTCAACGACCGGCATTGACCGGCTATGACCGAATTTCAACAACCAACCAAAGGGGAAGTTATGAACACAAAGATCGAAGCAATTTCAATGAGCCTGCTGCTCGCATTGTCACTGGGCGTTTTCAGCCTCGTGGCGGCGGCGCAGGACAAGCCGGGGCAGATGGATAAGATGGACGGGATGAAGATGGGCCAGATGAAGATGAAGCCGAAGATGGAGATGGTGATCGGCAAAAAGGGCATTCTCAACTTCACTTCGTCATTCCACGCG from Acidobacteriota bacterium encodes:
- the bshA gene encoding N-acetyl-alpha-D-glucosaminyl L-malate synthase BshA, which produces MNIGITVFPTYGGSGIVGSELGHELAARGHTVHFISYALPTRVCPLDDRVQFHQVDLFDYPLFEFPPYDLALASKILEVAEEQKLDVLHMHYAIPHATAAYLAREMYRAQRYLPFVTTLHGTDITLVGARKSFLPITRFSIAQSDAVTAVSGFLADETARTFGYTATEVIPNFINAADYQRRPDESLRRQLAPRDEKLILHVSNFRPVKRITDCIHAFARLHPRLSARLVMCGDGPTRAEAEALAQRYGLTDSVLFVGQVPNIADYLSVADLLLLPSETESFGLSALEALACEVPVIASRVGGLPEVVLDGQSGYLIEVGDVQTLAERAVEILTDETKQRSFGQRGRAHAVEQFNTERVIPQYVTLYERVIDVARGKH
- the bshB1 gene encoding bacillithiol biosynthesis deacetylase BshB1; the encoded protein is MNVSGQTQLDVLAIAAHPDDVELSAGGTLIKLAQQGYKTGVLDLTRGEASTRGTPEIRAFEAARAAQLLGLSMRENLDLGDAHIWVNEESRTKLVRVLRRWRPRLVLTQYWDDPHPDHAHTAQLVREAAHLAGLAKYDAKPKLERWRPNCVAYFLLPRTVAPTFIVDISATFTRKWEAIRAHTSQFFNAKSKEPQSRVSSDQFLREMDARDRYFGALIGAAYGEAFFVREALNVDDPVALLTRKMNLYS
- a CDS encoding FixH family protein, which encodes MQTKSVTLLFLSVLAFAAACRTGSPTGEQTIKSTKVGELTVTLANSTGQVTHGENDLTLSFTDASGKLVDVGAASLSFHMAGMGSMAEMNDRATLTTTDTPGKYRAHIKVEMGGTWEAQIAYQGPQGTGKASMNVQTK
- a CDS encoding efflux RND transporter permease subunit; the protein is MINRIIEFSLKNRFIVVAAYVLLAGWGYWALLHTPIDAIPDLSDNQVIVFTDWVGRSPQEVEDQVTYPLSTALQGLPGVRAVRGQSAFGFSMINVIFEDAIDLYWARTRVLERLNLITAQLPTGAAPTLGPDASGVGQIFWYTLEGAGQSLRDLRSLQDWFVRYQLNSVPGVAEVASVGGHVQQYQIDVDPNRLRAYAIPFSMVAEAVRRSNSNVGGNVIEQNGQWSVVRGVGLIESTGDIENIVIGSSSGERGGTPVYVRNVAAVKLGNAFRVGVLDRDGKEAVGGVVIARYGVNALEVINGVKEKLKAIEAGLPHGVRIVPFYDRTELILRATETLKRALIEELLLVTLAHIIFLFHFRSILIVTIPLPLAVLVSFLFMRYLGISSNLMSLAGIAIAIGVLVDAGIVVTENAFRQIEKKGVAPTDRRRVWVTVLEATQLVGRPIFFSMTIIILAFIPVFALTGREGKLFHPLAFTKTFAMAGATLIAITLVPVLCTLLLGGKFHAEDDNLVMRALHKLYRPALRFALAHRALTLLLAAVLFAGALYRATHIGSEFMPELNEGEAMYMPITDPAISIDEALRVMQMQDRTLKSFPEVAWVVGKAGRAETSTDPAPVNMNETLVHLKPPAEWRPGMTREKLIAEMDAKLTMPGVQNIWTQPIINRIEMLTTGIRTEVGVKIYGSNLQELERLSNEAAAALRTVPGAGNVSPEPLTGAPYVDIKLDRQAAARYGIGVQAIQEVIDMGIGESNLTVTIEGRKRFPVRVRYAPQYRTTPESLGQLLVSAPNGMQIPLAQLATIRSTQGASMIASENGLLRGTVLLNVRGRDVGSFVEEAKPLLINRVPLPPGYYFEWSGQYENQQRARARLQLVLPLVLVVIFVLLYLTYNSFIEAAHVLLAVPFALTGGVYLVAALGYNFSVAVWVGFIALFGTAVQTGMVMVIYLNEAVERKRAELGGLTHDTLQQAVMEGAVLRLRPKVMTVSTVVAGLLPIMWSHSAGAEVMKPLAAPVLGGMVSSLLHVLIVTPVIFSWLHERKLKREAVKATVNEQLSDTGNEPVAIDDGQG
- a CDS encoding cupredoxin domain-containing protein, translated to MKHKTTKVLGGALLLAALTLSTAAFGEWQASGKANPYANRTPAPPAQTTPQDGVQTATIEVTGKGFEPASLKLQVGTPAKVTFTRKTDETCAKEVVIKDYNLKRALPLDEAVTLEFTPRKGEFSFACGMNMLKGKLIVE